One genomic segment of Hordeum vulgare subsp. vulgare chromosome 2H, MorexV3_pseudomolecules_assembly, whole genome shotgun sequence includes these proteins:
- the LOC123427944 gene encoding methylmalonate-semialdehyde dehydrogenase [acylating], mitochondrial, whose amino-acid sequence MLRAVLLRSASGLRRSPMAAPLSTAAASWLAEGASSSPPRVRLLIGGDFVESKATEHVDVTNPATQEVVSRIPLTTADEFRAAVDAARTAFPGWRSTPVTARQRIMFKYQELIRANMDKLAENITTEQGKTLKDAWGDVFRGLEVVEHACGMGSLQMGEYLSNVSHGIDTFSIREPLGVCAGICPFNFPAMIPLWMFPIAVTCGNTFVLKPSEKDPGAAMMLAELAMEAGLPKGVLNIVHGTHDVVNNICDEEAIKAVSFVGSNTAGMHIYSRASASGKRVQCNMGAKNHAIILPDADRDATLNALIAAGFGAAGQRCMALSTAVFVGGSEPWEDELVKRASSLVVNSGTANDADLGPVISRQAKDRICKLVQSGVDSGARIVLDGREIVVPQFEDGNFVGPTVLADVKSDMECYKEEIFGPVLLLMKAESLDDAIQIVNRNKYGNGASIFTTSGVSARKFQTDIEAGQVGINVPIPVPLPFFSFTGSKASFAGDLNFYGKAGVQFFTQIKTITQQWKEPSAQRVSLSMPTSAQVK is encoded by the exons ATgctccgcgccgtcctcctccgcTCAG CCTCCGGCCTCCGCCGGTCGCCGATGGCCGCCCCGctatccaccgccgccgcctcgtggCTCGCTGAGGGGGCCTCGTCGTCGCCG CCCAGGGTGCGCCTCCTCATCGGCGGCGACTTCGTCGAGTCCAAGGCCACTGAGCACGTCGACGTCACCAACCCC GCGACGCAGGAGGTGGTGTCCCGGATCCCGCTCACCACCGCCGACGAGTTCAGGGCCGCCGTGGACGCTGCCAGGACCGCCTTCCCTGGCTGGCGGAGCACGCCGGTCACGGCGCGGCAGCGCATCATGTTCAAATACCAGGAGCTCATCCGGGCCAACATG GATAAGCTGGCAGAGAACATTACAACCGAGCAGGGAAAGACGCTGAAAGATGCTTGGGGTGATGTATTCCGTGGTCTAG AGGTGGTGGAGCATGCTTGTGGAATGGGGTCACTGCAAATGGGCGAATATTTATCCAACGTTTCTCATGGGATTGACACCTTTAGCATTAGGGAGCCACTTGGAGTATGTGCTGGGATTTGCCCATTCAATTTCCCTGCCATGATTCCCCTATGG ATGTTCCCCATAGCTGTTACTTGTGGCAATACTTTTGTTCTAAAGCCATCAGAAAAGGATCCAG GGGCTGCTATGATGCTTGCGGAGCTAGCAATGGAGGCTGGTTTACCGAAGGGTGTGTTGAACATTGTTCATGGTACCCAT GATGTTGTCAACAACATTTGTGACGAGGAGGCTATTAAGGCAGTATCTTTTGTTGGTTCCAATACA GCAGGTATGCATATATATTCTAGAGCATCTGCGAGTGGGAAGCGTGTTCAG TGTAACATGGGTGCAAAGAATCATGCCATTATCCTTCCTGATGCTGATCGAGATGCTACATTGAATGCCCTTATTGCTGCCGGTTTTGGTGCAGCCGGGCAAAGGTGCATGGCATTGAGCACTGCTGTTTTCGTTGGAGGTTCAGAACCATG GGAAGATGAACTAGTCAAACGTGCAAGCAGTCTTGTAGTTAATTCTGGAACAGCTAATGATGCAGACCTTGGTCCAGTGATCAGTAGACAG GCCAAGGACCGCATCTGCAAGTTAGTCCAAAGTGGTGTTGACAGTGGCGCTCGGATTGTGCTGGATGGGAGGGAGATTGTG GTTCCTCAATTCGAGGATGGCAACTTTGTTGGTCCAACTGTGTTGGCTGATGTTAAAAGTGATATGGAGTGTTACAAG GAGGAAATTTTTGGTCCAGTTCTTCTCTTGATGAAG GCAGAGAGCCTAGATGATGCCATACAAATTGTGAACAGAAACAA GTATGGCAATGGGGCTTCCATCTTTACCACATCTGGTGTCTCAGCAAGGAAATTTCAGACAGACATTGAAGCTGGCCAG GTGGGCATCAACGTGCCGATCCCAGTACCCCTACCATTCTTCTCCTTCACGGGTAGCAAAGCTTCCTTCGCAGGAGACTTGAATTTCTACG GCAAGGCGGGCGTGCAGTTCTTCACCCAGATCAAGACCATCACACAGCAGTGGAAGGAGCCGTCTGCGCAGCGCGTTTCCCTCTCCATGCCCACCTCTGCACAAGTGAAGTGA
- the LOC123427945 gene encoding histone-lysine N-methyltransferase SUVR4-like, protein MGSSRGNRNSRARRAVKAMKLLGISREQTTPVLKRLVELYDDNWQLIEAESYRVLADAIFDEQANGGPDNGGDQAQGQGELDLELEETSTMPEMFTPEDDDQRPSTSLAVVRKDPDYHIGAPRSRAARSRANPLGPNPARASSPPHTRALSKQMQMMDEDFQQPVFLREPKPEPVDMDAVHCLNVQPGLIHRSRKRSAPSSEFLALPPPEQTPKQISEGDKNRTIQHCRNREMPTLSVEPANSTMNNGMGSGVGNMQEVPCLDVDLASSPRGDVKMSLKFSVDPSKFHMPDLEAVFKMVEKKCLHSSDFSIHGILTEMCQCVVQLGTEHTVEHNTQSDIVGNGSLSENGINRKQKAREEPLVLKGLESGPANSTLAQQHHLALSISRIIHDVTDISKGEENLRISIIDESGREKCPPSFYYMPTNAVFQNALVSISLAKIGAEDCCSECFGNCLRAPAPCACARETGGDYAYTLDGLVKPAFIDECVSMNRFPEEHHRVFCKTCPLERSRNQASPEPCRGHLVRKFIKECWSKCGCNMQCGNRVVQRGIKCNLQVFFTEEGRAWGLRTLDDLPKGTFICEYAGEILTNAELHERAIQNMQNARYTRPILLDAGWRSGGAPKDEEALCLDGTFYGNVGRFINHRCCDANLAMIPVEVEAPDHQYYHVAFFTSKKVEAFEELTWDYGIDFDDERWPVKAFECLCGSRYCRGGRRHLLRKERRSRATAR, encoded by the exons ATGGGTTCTTCCCGAGGTAACCGCAACTCGAGGGCACGGCGGGCCGTGAAGGCCATGAAGCTCCTCGGAATCTCCAGGGAGCAGACCACCCCCGTCCTCAAGCGCCTGGTCGAGCTGTACGACGACAACTGGCAGCTCATCGAGGCCGAGTCCTACCGCGTCCTCGCCGACGCCATCTTCGACGAGCAG GCGAACGGCGGCCCAGACAACGGTGGGGATCAGGCGCAGGGGCAGGGGGAGCTggacctggagctggaggagacgAGCACCATGCCGGAAATGTTCACGCCGGAGGACGACGACCAGCGCCCTTCCACCTCCCTCGCCGTCGTCCGCAAGGACCCGGATTACCACATCGGCGCGCCACGCTCAAGGGCTGCTCGTTCCAGAGCGAACCCCCTTGGCCCTAACCCAGCTCGAGCCTCTTCGCCTCCACACACCAGAGCGCTGAGCAAGCAGATGCAGATGATGGATGAAGATTTTCAGCAGCCTGTCTTCCTGAGGGAGCCCAAGCCAGAACCTGTCGACATGGATGCAGTCCACTGTCTGAATGTGCAACCTGGCTTGATTCACCGTTCACGCAAGCGCAGCGCGCCCTCCTCGGAGTTTTTGGCGCTGCCTCCGCCTGAACAAACTCCTAAACAGATTTCAGAAG GTGATAAAAACAGGACAATTCAGCATTGCAGAAATAGGGAAATGCCTACTTTATCGGTAGAGCCAGCGAACAGCACAATGAACAATGGAATGGGATCTGGAGTTGGAAATATGCAGGAAGTACCTTGTCTAGACGTTGATTTAGCATCATCCCCTAGGGGTGATGTTAAGATGTCTCTAAAATTCAGTGTAGACCCATCAAAGTTCCACATGCCTGATTTAGAAGCAGTTTTCAAGATGGTCGAGAAAAAATGTCTTCACTCTTCTGATTTTTCCATTCATGGCATCCTGACTGAGATGTGCCAGTGTGTTGTCCAACTGGGCACTGAACATACCGTGGAGCATAATACGCAATCAGATATTGTTGGTAATGGCAGCTTGTCAGAGAATGGTATAAATAGGAAACAGAAAGCTAGAGAAGAACCGTTGGTTTTGAAAGGCTTGGAGAGTGGTCCAGCAAATTCAACCCTTGCCCAGCAACACCATTTGGCACTTTCCATATCGAGGATTATCCATGACGTAACTGATATATCCAAGGGAGAAGAAAATTTGAGGATATCAATTATAGATGAATCTGGCAGAGAGAAATGTCCACCTTCCTTTTATTATATGCCTACAAACGCTGTATTCCAGAATGCTCTTGTTAGCATTTCTCTTGCAAAGATTGGTGCTGAAGACTgttgctctgaatgctttggcaactGCTTGAGGGCACCTGCACCATGTGCTTGTGCAAGAGAAACTGGGGGTGATTATGCGTACACACTAGATGGTTTGGTTAAGCCAGCATTCATTGATGAATGTGTCTCTATGAACCGATTCCCAGAAGAACATCACAGGGTGTTTTGTAAAACTTGCCCGCTTGAGAGGTCTAGAAATCAAGCTTCACCAGAGCCTTGCAGGGGCCACCTTGTTAGGAAATTTATCAAGGAATGCTGGAGCAAATGTGGCTGTAATATGCAATGCGGTAACCGAGTGGTTCAACGTGGCATAAAATGCAATCTGCAG GTGTTTTTCACCGAAGAAGGGAGGGCTTGGGGGCTCCGCACACTCGATGATTTGCCAAAAGGCACTTTTATTTGTGAATATGCTGGGGAGATACTAACAAATGCAGAACTACATGAAAGGGCCATTCAAAACATGCAGAATGCTAGGTATACACGTCCAATACTTTTGGATGCTGGTTGGCGTTCCGGAGGGGCGCCGAAGGATGAAGAGGCTTTATGCCTAGATGGAACGTTTTATGGGAATGTTGGCAGATTCATCAATCACAG ATGCTGTGATGCAAATCTAGCCATGATCCCTGTTGAAGTGGAGGCGCCTGATCATCAGTATTATCAT GTTGCATTCTTCACAAGCAAGAAGGTGGAGGCTTTTGAGGAACTGACATGG GACTACGGCATCGATTTCGACGACGAGAGGTGGCCCGTGAAGGCATTCGAATGCCTGTGTGGAAGCAGATACTGCCGGGGAGGTCGGCGTCACCTTCTAA ggaaggagaggagaagcAGAGCTACCGCGAGATGA
- the LOC123427946 gene encoding uncharacterized protein LOC123427946, whose amino-acid sequence MESIIARALEYTLKYWLKSFTRDQFKLNGRTAELSSLDINGDALHASLGLPPALTVERARVGKLQITLPSVSNVQVEPIVVNIDKLDLVLVEKDDSENLSSPTSNASSTASAKSTGYGYADKIADGMTVQVGIVNLLLETHGGARRQGDATWSPPLAAITFRDLVLYTTNEKWQVVNLKEARDFSNSTGFIYVFKKLEWQSLSVDLLPHPDMFADARFNSSSSQDNKRDDDGAKRMFFGGERFLEGISGEANITLQRTEQNNPLGLEVQLHVTEALCPALSEPGLRAFLRFMTGVSACLNRGDLDPKSQQHAEAAGSSLVSFIVDHIFLCIKDAEFQLELLMQSLFFSRASISDGESSKNLSCIKVAGLFLRDTFSRPPCTLIQPSMQAVPQEPLPIPDFGQNFCPPIYPFGNQFLEFAAGIPLFSLYCLQTTPSPSPPKFASKTVITCQPLMVTLQEQSCLRIASFLADGVVPNHSATVADSSINSLSFSLKEFDLSVPLDAEEIARCSGTKTACSQSSFSGARLHVEDLHFCESPSAKCTLLNLDKDPACFLLWEYQPVDASQRKWVSRASHLSLSLETSSASNGQRVVRDPSPNVLKCIELDAIRFEAAMVTADGSPLMDLPPPEGVVRIGVAFQQFTSNTSVEQLFFVLGLYSYFGQVGERISKVSKGNRSSKDSKPSVDNLEKKLPSDTAVSLNMNSLQLNFLEYLSTGDVHMPLVQFGGEDLYLKVSHRTLGGAFAVTTNLMWRTVSVNCLEGESATVHENGTAVVCENGHPKMRPVFWVDHRSKPQAKDAQFIDINITHVLPYDMRDMECHSLNVSSKVSGVRLGGGLSYTESLLHRFGILGPDGGPGEGLLRGLKDLSSGPLGKLFTPSHVTDKEEARSEDNDSNSKFDLGVPDDLDVSVELRNWLFALEGTEEVGDWSSPRSGDPISREDKCWHTTFRNLHLSGKSSDRPNLGGAEKVLDKKAFPVERFTAGIEGLQAIKPRLRNQIVGNGKLNNNQSGSGKLNNSQSGRGLNNTSAIGDQGVDVEATMVIGEDETGDAKWMMDNVKFSVKEPIEAVAKKEELEHLAMICRSEADAMGRIAAGILRLLKLDKSLGQGTIEQLRNLGSGGMDNIFSPSRLSRQNSFGSVSTPRTPRTTMFHTNTTTGSKEALEATIASLQSDISESKARCASLTSTEDESRAEDIRQLTDKLESMQSLVTRMRTLI is encoded by the exons ATGGAGTCGATCATAGCGCGGGCGCTGGAGTACACGCTCAAGTACTGGCTCAAGTCCTTCACGCGCGACCAGTTCAAGCTCAACGGCCGCACCGCCGAGCTCTCCAGCCTCG ATATCAATGGCGACGCGCTGCACGCCAGCCTGGGCCTGCCTCCGGCGCTCACCGTCGAACGCGCGCGGGTCGGGAAGCTCCAGATCACG CTGCCATCGGTATCAAATGTGCAAGTGGAACCAATTGTGGTCAACATTGATAAACTTGATCTCGTGCTTGTAGAGAAGGACGATTCAGAAAATCTCTCCAGTCCTACCAG TAATGCCTCATCAACAGCATCAGCTAAAAGCACTGGATATGGATATGCTGATAAG ATTGCAGATGGCATGACTGTACAAGTAGGTATCGTGAACCTGCTATTGGAAACACATGGAGGTGCTCGCCGGCAAGGAGATGCAACATG GTCACCTCCGCTAGCTGCTATCACATTTCGTGATCTCGTACTGTACACAACAAACGAAAAATGGCAG GTTGTAAATTTGAAAGAAGCAAGGGATTTCTCCAACAGCACAGGATTCATTTATGTTTTCAAG AAATTGGAATGGCAGTCACTGTCAGTTGATCTTTTACCCCATCCTGATATGTTTGCCGATGCACGATTTAACTCTTCAAGCAGTCAAGATAACAAACGAGATGATGATGGTGCAAAGCGAATGTTCTTTGGCGGTGAAAGATTTTTGGAAGGAATATCAGGGGAGGCTAAT ATAACTCTGCAACGAACGGAGCAGAACAATCCACTTGGCCTGGAGGTTCAGCTGCATGTTACTGAAGCTCTCTGTCCTGCTTTAAGTGAACCTG GTTTACGGGCATTTCTTCGATTCATGACTGGGGTATCTGCGTGCTTAAATAGAGGAGATTTAGATCCAAAGTCTCAACAG CATGCAGAAGCAGCAGGATCTTCCTTGGTATCCTTTATTGTAGATCACATATTCCTTTGCATTAAAGATGCTG AGTTTCAGCTTGAACTTCTAATGCAATCGCTGTTCTTCTCACGG GCTAGCATTTCAGACGGGGAGAGTTCAAAAAACTTGTCTTGCATAAAGGTTGCTGGGCTATTTCTGAG GGACACATTTTCTCGTCCTCCATGCACATTGATACAACCATCTATGCAAGCTGTTCCACAAGAACCCTTGCCTATCCCTGATTTTG GTCAAAATTTCTGTCCTCCGATTTATCCATTTGGGAATCAGTTCTTGGAATTTGCTGCTGGAATTCCTTTGTTTTCGCTTTATTGTCTTCAGACCACTCCttctccatcacctccaaagttTGCCTCAAAAACAGTCATCACATGTCAGCCTCTTATG GTGACGCTTCAGGAACAATCCTGCTTAAGAATTGCCTCATTCTTAGCTGATGGAGTTGTGCCCAATCACAGTGCCACAGTTGCTGATTCCTCAATTAACAGCCTGTCGTTTTCTCTCAAAGAGTTCGATCTATCTGTTCCGCTAGATGCTGAAGAAATTGCAAGGTGCAGTGGAACTAAGACCGCTTGCTCCCAGTCATCATTTTCAGGAGCAAGACTTCATGTAGAGGACCTACACTTCTGCGAGTCACCGTCGGCAAAGTGTACACTGCTAAACCTTGACAAAGATCCAGCTTGCTTCCTTCTTTGGGAATACCAACCTGTTGATGCCAGCCAGAGGAAGTGGGTTAGTAGAGCTTCTCATCTAAGCCTCTCGCTTGAAACCTCTAGTGCTTCAAACGGACAGAGAGTAGTTAGGGACCCCTCTCCAAATGTGTTGAAATGTATCGAATTAGATGCCATTCGATTTGAGGCAGCTATGGTTACCGCAGATGGTAGCCCTCTGATGGATTTGCCACCCCCAGAGGGTGTTGTGAGAATTGGTGTTGCTTTCCAACAGTTCACATCCAACACTTCAGTTGAGCAGTTATTTTTTGTCTTAGGCCTCTATAGTTACTTTGGACAGGTTGGAGAACGAATTTCAAAGGTTAGCAAAGGTAACAGGTCTAGCAAAGATAGTAAGCCGTCAGTTGACAATCTTGAGAAAAAACTACCCAGTGATACAGCAGTGAGCTTAAATATGAATAGCCTCCAGCTCAATTTCTTGGAATACTTGTCAACGGGAGATGTACATATGCCCTTGGTTCAGTTTGGTGGGGAGGATCTCTACCTGAAAGTTTCTCATCGCACTCTAGGTGGTGCCTTTGCAGTCACAACTAACTTGATGTGGAGAACTGTCTCAGTAAACTGTTTGGAAGGAGAAAGTGCTACAGTCCATGAGAATGGCACTGCTGTGGTGTGTGAAAATGGGCATCCCAAGATGAGACCAGTGTTTTGGGTTGACCATCGGAGCAAACCCCAGGCTAAAGATGCTCAGTTCATTGACATAAACATCACTCATGTATTGCCTTATGACATGCGGGATATGGAGTGCCATAGCTTGAATGTATCATCTAAGGTATCTGGTGTCCGTCTCGGAGGTGGACTAAGTTATACAGAGTCTTTACTGCACCGTTTCGGTATTCTAGGGCCCGATGGTGGTCCAGGGGAAGGCCTCTTGAGAGGCCTGAAGGATTTATCTTCTGGTCCACTTGGGAAACTGTTCACACCATCTCACGTCACCGACAAGGAAG AAGCAAGATCTGAAGACAATGACAGCAATTCGAAGTTTGATCTGGGGGTGCCAGATGATCTTGACGTGTCAGTTGAGTTAAGAAACTGGTTGTTTGCACTTGAAGGGACAGAAGAAGTAGGAGATTGGTCTTCCCCTCGCAGTGGTGATCCTATTAGTAGGGAAGACAAATGTTGGCATACAACGTTCAGGAATCTGCACTTGTCAGGCAAAAGCAGTGACCGACCTAACTTGGGAGGTGCAGAGAAAGTGTTGGACAAGAAGGCATTTCCAGTGGAGCGTTTTACG GCTGGAATCGAAGGTTTACAGGCAATAAAACCACGCTTGAGAAATCAAATCGTTGGAAATGGAAAATTAAATAATAATCAGTCAGGCAGTGGAAAATTAAACAATAGTCAGTCAGGCCGTGGACTGAACAATACAAGTGCTATAGGTGACCAAGGTGTTGATGTTGAAGCCACTATGGTCATTGGCGAGGATGAAACTGGGGATGCCAAGTGGATGATGGATAATGTAAAGTTTTCAGTTAAAGAACCG ATTGAGGCCGTGGCAAAAAAAGAAGAGCTGGAGCACCTTGCCATGATCTGCAGATCTGAAGCCGATGCAATGGGGAGGATCGCTGCTGGAATTCTCCGTCTCCTTAAGCTTGATAAGTCTCTTGGCCAGGGAACTATAGAACAGCTTAGGAACCTAG GAAGTGGAGGCATGGACAATATTTTCTCGCCTAGCAGGCTGAGCAGGCAGAACAGTTTTGGCAGCGTAAGCACCCCTAGGACCCCCAGGACAACAATGTTTCATACAAACACGACTACGGGGTCGAAAGAGGCCCTGGAAGCAACAATCGCTTCGCTACAGAGCGACATCTCGGAATCCAAGGCCAGATGCGCGTCCCTAACCAGCACGGAAGACGAGAGCCGCGCGGAGGACATCAGGCAGCTGACCGACAAGCTGGAGAGCATGCAGTCCCTGGTGACGAGAATGAGAACTCTGATCTGA
- the LOC123427947 gene encoding protein transport protein Sec61 subunit gamma-like, with product MDAVDSVVEPLREFAKDIVRLVKRCHKPDRKEFTKVAARTTVGFVVMGFVGFFVNLIFIPINNIIVGSG from the exons ATGGACGCCGTCGACTCCGTCGTGGAACCCCTCCGCGAGTTCGCCAAGGACATCGTCCGCCTCGTCAAGCGCTGCCACAAGCCCGACCGCAAGG AGTTCACCAAGGTGGCCGCGCGGACGACGGTCGGGTTCGTCGTCATGGGGTTCGTCGGCTTCTTCGTCAACCTCATCTTCATCcccatcaacaacatcatcgtCGGCTCGGGCTAG